A segment of the Zingiber officinale cultivar Zhangliang chromosome 8B, Zo_v1.1, whole genome shotgun sequence genome:
GCCCCTTTAACTCGATGACGAGTCCCAACCTGAATCAATCGCGATCGaataaatccaaaaaaaaatcatCGAAATTATGCTTCAAATTTGATCTTCACCAGCACGGTGTGCAGCCCGGCGCGCTTCCCGGCCTGGATGTTCCTCGCGCTGTCGTCGAAGAACACctgcaaaataataataataataataattaaattttattctcAGAAAAGCATTAAATCTGCGTTTGCGATCGCGGAAAAGCAATCAAAATTTGATCTTTACGGTTCTGTGCGGATCGATGTTCGCGATCCTCAGCGCCTGCTCCATGGCTTCCGGCGACGGCTTGCAGAGCACCGGCGTCTTCGGCAGCTCGACTCCGTCGACGCTCGGCCCCCGCGCGAAGTGCCCGACGATGTCGAACACTCCCGCCGCCGCCGGTGTCGAAGACGAAGGCGGATTCACCGTCTCGAAGCATATGATCCCCTCGAAGCAATCTTCCAGCCCCAACCTCTTCAGCACTTCGAGCGCATGAACTTTATCAGCGTTCGTAaacaccttttttttttaaaaaaaataataataataattaaaatcatcacaataaAAACCATAATTAGCagtaaaatcttgtagaaattaCACATttaaaaagggggaaaaaaactTACAAGTTTGCGAATTGAGAGGCCCTGCAAGAGTTGCCTTAGAACAGGATCAGGCTTTAGATTCTCATAAGGTAATCTTCCATGAACAAATCTGAATTAAACAGTGAAATTAAGacataattttcttctttttctttaatttttcacAAAGCTTTAGATTTAATACCTGTGATAATCATCATAATCAAAGCTGTAGCCGATGGCCTGAAGGATTAACAAGAAGAAAACTCTGTTTAATTGCTCAAGAACAGTAACTGAAACAAAAACCTTAATGAACAGGAAATCTGAAGTACCCTTAAACCGGCCATTGTTGTGCCGTAGTTCTTGTAAAGAAGGTTGCCCAACTCCGGCACTATGCTCTCTTCAATCCCTAATTCCTCAACCAAATAATCTGAAAGATCGAAACCAAAatagatcaaaaaaaaaaaaaaaaaaactgaaaaaagGGGGAAAAAGACAGTTTCAGAATCGAACAATACCTGCAATGTTCTTGCAGCATGAAGCTGCCATACCGGAACTCAGTGGATACAGGGTGTCGTCGAGATCtgtgaacaagaagaagaaaaaaaggcaAATAAAGCTAGAAATCAGTGAAAAGGAAGTGGGCGAAATAAAGTCAAAGCTGATAAAGGCAGAAAGATTCTTACCAAAGAGAAGGCAATCATATTTAGGCCTCTGCGCTTGCCTGTAGCGAGCCTCGTAGTCCATGTCGATAGAGCAGGAGCTTCGAAACCATGAAAAGAGTGTTATAATTGCACAAAAATGAGATTTTTACTATAAAAAAGTCAAATTTTTGGGGGTTCCGAATTAGGGTTCATCAAGTCCTCTATATATCTTCTCCCCTTCTGAAACAGTTCCATCTGAAGCTTaccggaagaagaagaagagcaatgcAGCAGAGATCGACGTGCGATTCGATCAAGAACAAGGAGTAAGAGAACTCCTCaagattttttataaaattttcgatTAATTTTCTCTCGTTGTTTGTGATGAACCAGAGGAATGAAGCAATAGGCGAAGcgaagaggggaggaagaaggcttCGAGGCGAGGGCTTAAATAAGCGACGCCCCCGTCGCTAAGCCGCAATTAGCAACTTGATCACCACGCTAATGCTTAATCAATCATTAACTAATCAACTTGCTAATCCatttttttactaattaatcatagttttttttttcaaagcaaacaaataaataaaaattaatttctggAGTTCATGCCTTCTTTCCTTTCAAACACTTGGCCATTTTAAATTCATAAACaatcttttttcctttttctatcGCGGTCGAAGACAAAGTGTTCTAAAGTGTTATTTCACTATCATCGAATGTTTGCACTCGAAATTTCTCCTCGCAAAGAATCTATTGGGAGCCCAATGGTACTATATGAAAATGTCGCTTATTCTCAATATGATAAAACTTTAGCTCGATTTGATTCTCAACCCCCCCAATAACCCTAGCCCTAAGCACCACCTACCCCACAACGTATCCCTCAATAATAGATACCATTGCAAGCAAGCTGGACTCCATCATCACGAAGCAACATGATTAAAGAGTCAAATAAGTAGTTCGAAGAGGCATCGTGGATTATTTTAAAGTGgacaaaataaatacaataattgACAAAAAGGCCTACTTAgggttttggaatttttaaaaaccacatctgaattttaaacttttttaaaatacttatttCTCATTTTACCCTCCCGACCAACTATTATTGAACAATAACATTGTggcattgaattttaaaaaacaatAACACTTTAGTGTGGTATAAATCTTaagtattgatttttaaaaatcaatatcataATAGTATTGTTCTTTGAAATTTAGTACTCTAATAGTATTATTCTTTTAATACAATACCGTAATGATTGATGAGAAAGATAAAAATGAGAAATAACTCATCCATAAGAAATTTGAAAGTTTAGGtgcatcttttaaaaatttacaatTTTAAATGTTCCTTTAGTCAACTGCCAAAATAAGTACATGCTTTCATGCATGAATGAAGAACTCAGAGTTTGTATCTTCTATCGTGTGTTGCCCTTTTATCTGTTATTCGAAAACTTAATGTAAGTATAAACATATTTATAAACTTTAATTTTGGTTTAGAAAACTTGTAAAATTGAAttattgatttatatatatatatatatatatatatatatatatatatatatataattttgggaGTAAAATTGGATATTTGCTTAAAATCTTGGGCATTGCGTTTTGGACCAACCAAGAAGATTCATATTGAATATGAGTTGTTGGTCCAAAAGGCTTGTCCTTGTACATTGTGGCCTCCAGATGGAGTGCACTGGCAATTATTGCCATTGTTTCtatctaaataaatattttagacaTCTATTATTTCAATCATTACTATCAATTTTTTATgatgaaatatattatatattttatacattttaataaatttatcatttttaaaaaaattgattaattgtTTTCTCCTTGTAATCAAACATTTGATTAGGGTTGCAgtgaatcaagaggaatccaagtATTTTATTGTTCAAGATAAGTTAAATGAGTCGAGTAAGCCAAGTATAAAATTAATCAAGTTACTAGAAATTATTAttcaagtttcaaaattttttaaaaaattttcgttTGAGTTTGGAGAAGTtgggagaagaaaatcaagcaagaTTTAGGGTTTAAAGTAGCAAAAAGATTGTTGTTGTTTGCTCTCCATTACTGAAATTGAAGATATGAGGTTAGATTTATAGACTCAAAATCTAGCTACTCAACCTCTTCTATTAAAACATTTAATATTATGATTAAGAATGAGTATTCGGTTAAGAATCGAACCGATCCattgaataaatttaaatcgattttttttaataaatagagTTTATTGAACTTTGCTACTAGaattaaataaattgaattgACAAAAACAATTAGTTCAATCGATTACTAAATTCATCGAACTTTCTATAACAATTGACTAAACATTGTTGGCCTATtgaggttcaatcaaagtcccacattaaaagaatttagaaaagATTATGGAGGTAAAAAGGATGTAGGATAgcttcattggcatgagaccttttgaggagagcccaagagcaaagtcatgagggtctaagtctaaagtggacaatatcatgtcattatggataTATGTGGACATCTTTTGGGCATAACAATTGGTAGTTATAAGTTTTGACGGATTTCTTCAACATATCGGGGACAACTTCTGTGAAGTTTAATATGAGTCaagaacttgttggtgcaacaaagCATGGTGAAATCGCTAAGAGACGAAAGCAATAGCAATAATCAGGTTGTCTTA
Coding sequences within it:
- the LOC122015416 gene encoding uncharacterized protein C24B11.05-like, encoding MDYEARYRQAQRPKYDCLLFDLDDTLYPLSSGMAASCCKNIADYLVEELGIEESIVPELGNLLYKNYGTTMAGLRAIGYSFDYDDYHRFVHGRLPYENLKPDPVLRQLLQGLSIRKLVFTNADKVHALEVLKRLGLEDCFEGIICFETVNPPSSSTPAAAGVFDIVGHFARGPSVDGVELPKTPVLCKPSPEAMEQALRIANIDPHRTVFFDDSARNIQAGKRAGLHTVLVGTRHRVKGADYALESIHKMKEALPELWEEAEVASAAAGNIRYSAGNVAMETPVTA